Part of the Sporosarcina sp. FSL K6-2383 genome is shown below.
TTTGAAGGAGCGTATGGTAAATTTACAGGTGTGCCTGGAGCAGCAATCGATTTTCATGTCATTGGAAATTTACTCCTTTTATTAGGTGGTCTCTATGTTATTAGTAGTTTGTTTAGCTATATTCAACAATACATTATGTCGAGTGTGGCACAAGAGACAGTTTATGATTTGCGAGAAGACGTCAATGGGAAATTGGAGAAATTGCCGCTTAAATATTACGATGGTCATCCCGTCGGTGATACATTAAGTCGAGTCACCAATGATATTGATACAATTGGGAGTACGTTGCAACAAAGCTTGACACAATTTATTACTTCTTTTGTGACGATTGTAGGGATTCTTGCAATGATGTTATATATTAGTCCAGTACTTACACTCATTGCACTTGTCAGTTTACCGTTATCAATGTTTGGGATTCTTCCCATTTTGAAACGATCACAGAAGCACTTTGCCAAACAACAGAAGACACTCGGTCAGTTAAATGGCCATATTGAAGAAATGTATACAGGTCATCAAGTCGTCAAAGCGTTTGGCCATGAACATAAATCAGTCGCTGAATTTGATGAAGTCAATGAACAATTATATGATGCCGGTCGAAAAGCTCAATTCATTTCAGGTATTATTATGCCGATGATGTCGTTGATTAGTAATTTAAGCTATGTTGTGATTTGTGTTGTCGGTGGTATATTGGTGACACAACGCACCATATCAATCGGGGATATTCAAGCGTTTATTACGTATACGCGTCAATTTTCGCAGCCAATTATGCAAACAGCTAATATTGCCAATGTTATTCAGTCGACAGTTGCGGCAGCGGAGCGTGTCTTTGAATTGCTTGACGAGGAAGAAGAAGTGAAAGAAGTGTCAGCAGTGACTTTATCACGTGCGGAAGGTGCGGTTGCGTTTAAACAGGTCGATTTCGGTTACGGGGAAGAGTTATTAATTAAAAATATGAACATCGATGTGAATCCTGGCCAAACGGTTGCTATTGTTGGACCTACGGGTGCCGGGAAAACGACATTGATTAATTTATTGATGCGTTTTTACGAATTGAATGGTGGCAAAATTACGATTGACGGACTCGATACACGTCAGCTCTCGCGCGAAGATTTGCGGAAAACGTTCGGTATGGTATTGCAAGATACATGGCTCTTTAACGGGACCATTAAAGACAATATTGCGTTCGGTAAAGAAGATGCAACGGACGATGAGATTTTCACGGCATCCCGAACAGCTCACGCTGATCACTTTATCCGCACATTGCCAGAGGGCTATGACACCGTTTTAAATGAGGAAGCTTCTAATATTTCACAAGGACAAAAGCAATTGATCACTATTGCGCGAGCTGTTCTTGCAAATCCGCCTATCATGATTTTGGATGAAGCAACGTCGAGTGTCGATACACGGACGGAGCTACTCATCCAACAAGCCATGAACCGTCTCATGGAAGGACGAACAAGTTTTGTTATCGCTCACCGTCTATCCACAATTCGTGACGCTGATTTGATCATTGTTATGGATCAAGGAACAGTTATTGAACAAGGGACACATCATAAGCTGCTTGAAGACAATGGTTTTTATGCAGATTTGTACAACAGTCAGTTTTCTGAGGAAACAGCAGTGTAATACTAATGACACCTCATCTAGGAAAGTTATTTTCCCAGATGGGGTTTTGTTATGTACTTGCGTAACTTTGAATTGGCGTGCATACTATTTTAGGAGATTACTTTATATATAGGAGTTTGTTGAAAAATGAAAAAGATTGTACCATCACTAACAAAAATGACACCTGAGCATGATCCATGGGAAGCATACTTAGATGTACAACAGTATGGCAAACTGACATTGTCGAGTATTGAGTTTACGACAACTTATTTATGTAATATGCGCTGCGAGCATTGTGCAGTTGGCTATATGTTGGAGCATAAAGATCCGGACGCTTTACCGATGGACTTGCTAATTTCTCGTTTAGAAGAAATCCCTCATTTACGCACCATCAGTATTACGGGCGGCGAGCCGATGTTCTCCAAAAAATCGGTGGAACAATATGTCTTGCCACTATTAAAATATGCCCATGAACATGGAATTCGCACGCAAATGAACTCGAATTTGACGATGCCACTCGATCGTTATATGGCCATCGCTCCGTATTTGGATGTCTTACATATATCGCATAACTGGGGTACGGTTGATGACTTCATTGATGGTGGTTTCGCCAATATGGAACGCAAACCGCCGCGTGAGCGCCGCGCTGAGCAGTTTCAGCGAATGATTGACAACAGCCGTGCATTGGCTGAGGCAGGCGTCATGGTTTCGGCAGAAACGATGTTGAATAAACGAACACTGCCGCATCTTGAACATATTCATCGACAAATCATCGAGGAAATGAAATGTGCACGACACGAAGTACACCCTATGTACCCAAGCGATTTCGCTTCACAGCTTGAAGTGCTGTCATTAGATGAAACAAGAAAAGCCATCCATCAGCTGTTAGACACGCGTGATGAAGACGTCTGGATGCTATTCGGCACACTACCATTTTACCCATGCAGTGATAATGAAGAGGATTTGGCGTTGTTGCAACGGATTTACAACAGCAAAAATGTTTCGGTGCGCAATGACCCTGATGGCCGCTCACGTTTGAACGTCAATATCTTCACAGGTGATGTCATTGTTACGGACTTTGGCGATACGCCACCAATGGGTAATATTCAAACCGATTCATTGCCTCAAATGCTCGATCGCTGGATGGAACGCCCGTTGGCGAAAACGCTTGGCTGTCATTGTCCAGCAGTGAACTGCCTAGGACCAAATTTATTGGTGAAAGAGGCATATTATCCAGGGATGGATTTTACGAAGAGAGCAGCGAAGATTACGCGTTAATCTAAACTTAAAACGGCACGACTATGAGTAATTATATACTCATGGTTGTGTCGTTTTCGATTTGTAGGCCTTGCTTGATATTTGTGTGAATTTGAGGAATATTTTCACTTTAGGTGTATACTATTATTTATCCAAATCTAAAAAAGAGGGGGAAGCCGATGCAATTAATATGTGAATCTACTAGATTTAGTGATTATTTAGCTGAATCAAAAGAAGTCAATTACAACAATCCAATCATTCAACAAAAAGTAACCAACTTATTCACTCCATCTCAAACAGAAATTGAAAAAGTAGAAATTGCATTTGAATTTGTTCGTGATGAAATTGCGCATTCTTGGGATATCCAAAGCAAGCGAGTGACATGCACAGCTTCTGATGTTCTTACTTACAAAGAAGGAATTTGCTACGCAAAGTCAAATTTATTGGCGGCACTACTGCGTTCACAAGGTATAGCTACTGGTTTTTGTTATCAACGATTAATGTTGTTTGATACACCTGAAAAAGGGTATTCAATTCATGCGTTAAATGCTGTTTATCTTGAAACGTTACAGAGATGGATTCGATTAGATGCTAGGGGAAACAAAACAGGAGTCGACGCTCAATTTTCCATTGATACAGAACAATTGGCTTTTGCTATTGAAGAAGAATTTGATGAGAAGGACTATCCATTTATTTATGTAAAGCCAAATTCCAAAACAATGATTGTTTTGGAGGAACATACAGATGCATTGGAGATGTATAAATATCATTTACCACAATCCATATAATCATGAGAATTTGGAGGAGGATTAGTAAATGAAAAATGATATAAAAGTTTTGATCTTTGACTGGGGCGACACAGTGATGAAGGATTTCCAAGAATTCACGGGGCCTATGGCTGAGTGGCCGCATGTAGAAACTGTTCCGGGAATAGAGGAAACATTGCAGACATTACATAATGAATACATCATTTGTTTAGCTACGAATGCGGGGGCATCAGGTGCGTCATTAGTAAGAAAAGCTTTGGCAAGAGCTCATATTAACCACTATTTCACGGAAATCTTCACTTCCAAAGAGCTCGGTTATCATAAACCCCAAGTTGAATTCTTTGAATCTATTCTACATAAATTAAATTTATCAGCTAGAGAATGTGTGATGATTGGAAATGATTATGTGAAAGATATAGTAGTCGCAAAAGAAGTTGGACTGAAAACAATTTATCTGAGTGAAGATGAAGGTATTGGGGAATATGAATATGCCGATTCAGTTATTCATTCTATGGATGAGCTTGAGAAAAAGATTGCCAAGTTATAATTAAGAAGCGTGACCAGTTCTACTAATTTTCATTATAGTATCTAACGATTATCATTTATCTTATCTCCATAAAAAGCGAGTTGCACTTATTTTTAGTGCAACTCTTTTCTATTGGGAAAATAAAATGAACGATTTGGCATGTTAAACTGTCTAATAGATAACAGGGGGTGAAGGTATGGAAATGGAGTTGGCGAAACGGGCCATTGAGGGGGATGAACAGGCATTAGTGGAGCTATTGGCGCGACATGAGGAGACGCTATATCGCACAGCTTATGCGTATTTGAAAAATGAGCATGATGCCGTTGAAGCGGTACAAGAGCTAACGTATCGCGCTTTAAAAAAGATTCATACCGTCAAAGAACCAACATACATAGCAACATGGCTTGTCCGAATTATGATCAATATTTGTTTGGATATGAAAAAGAAGCAAGCGAAATATGTCTATAATCACGATGTAGATATTGCATCGATAGATCAGCAACCTTTTGAAATGGCAGATATCATCGCCAGTTTGCCCATCGAACAACAGGAATTGATTTACTTGAAATACTTCCAGGATATGAAGAACGCGGACATTGCACAGCTGAAACAAATTCCCGAAGGTACTGTGAAATCAAGGCTACACACGACATTGAAAAGATTACGCGTACTCATTGGAAAGGAGGAACTGTAAATGACTAACTTGAACGAGCAGGATTGGCAGAAGTTAACTGAAGAATTAGAAGCGATTGAAATCCCTAGAGAAGCCTTACATCAAGCTCGTGTAGAGGCTGTGTATCAGCATCGGCTGACCAAGAGGAGAAAGCGACGCTTGTATTCAGTCGCTAGTGTCGCTGCACTTGTACTGTTGCTGTTTGTGACGTCAATTCGTGTATCTCCCGTATTTGCACAAGCAGTTTCTAAAATTCCAGGGTTTGCTTCTATCGTAGACATAATTGCCAATGACAAAGGAATTAGTGACATTGTCGAAAATAATTACTATGAGGAACTTGGAATCAGCGTAACGCAGGGGGATTACACTCTGACTTTACAAGGGGCTATAGCAGATCATTCAGGTATGATGATATTCTATAAGCTTGAATCTCTCTTTGACCTTTCCAAAGTGGATTTAGTTTCTATAGAAGTGTCTCAACAAGGTGTTCCACTTAGTGTTGCAACGAGTTACGGTAGCCATCCAGTGGATGAAACGACTATACATGAAGCAAAAGTTGAAATTATG
Proteins encoded:
- a CDS encoding sigma-70 family RNA polymerase sigma factor encodes the protein MEMELAKRAIEGDEQALVELLARHEETLYRTAYAYLKNEHDAVEAVQELTYRALKKIHTVKEPTYIATWLVRIMINICLDMKKKQAKYVYNHDVDIASIDQQPFEMADIIASLPIEQQELIYLKYFQDMKNADIAQLKQIPEGTVKSRLHTTLKRLRVLIGKEEL
- a CDS encoding HAD-IA family hydrolase, with amino-acid sequence MKNDIKVLIFDWGDTVMKDFQEFTGPMAEWPHVETVPGIEETLQTLHNEYIICLATNAGASGASLVRKALARAHINHYFTEIFTSKELGYHKPQVEFFESILHKLNLSARECVMIGNDYVKDIVVAKEVGLKTIYLSEDEGIGEYEYADSVIHSMDELEKKIAKL
- a CDS encoding transglutaminase family protein translates to MQLICESTRFSDYLAESKEVNYNNPIIQQKVTNLFTPSQTEIEKVEIAFEFVRDEIAHSWDIQSKRVTCTASDVLTYKEGICYAKSNLLAALLRSQGIATGFCYQRLMLFDTPEKGYSIHALNAVYLETLQRWIRLDARGNKTGVDAQFSIDTEQLAFAIEEEFDEKDYPFIYVKPNSKTMIVLEEHTDALEMYKYHLPQSI
- the yfkAB gene encoding radical SAM/CxCxxxxC motif protein YfkAB, whose amino-acid sequence is MKKIVPSLTKMTPEHDPWEAYLDVQQYGKLTLSSIEFTTTYLCNMRCEHCAVGYMLEHKDPDALPMDLLISRLEEIPHLRTISITGGEPMFSKKSVEQYVLPLLKYAHEHGIRTQMNSNLTMPLDRYMAIAPYLDVLHISHNWGTVDDFIDGGFANMERKPPRERRAEQFQRMIDNSRALAEAGVMVSAETMLNKRTLPHLEHIHRQIIEEMKCARHEVHPMYPSDFASQLEVLSLDETRKAIHQLLDTRDEDVWMLFGTLPFYPCSDNEEDLALLQRIYNSKNVSVRNDPDGRSRLNVNIFTGDVIVTDFGDTPPMGNIQTDSLPQMLDRWMERPLAKTLGCHCPAVNCLGPNLLVKEAYYPGMDFTKRAAKITR
- a CDS encoding ABC transporter ATP-binding protein, giving the protein MSEDKKSRPQGGAQVGFGGGGHMMMGKQKAKDFKGTLRRLIGYLKPRRNQLLIVLFAAILSTVFSVVGPKIMGNAITELFEGAYGKFTGVPGAAIDFHVIGNLLLLLGGLYVISSLFSYIQQYIMSSVAQETVYDLREDVNGKLEKLPLKYYDGHPVGDTLSRVTNDIDTIGSTLQQSLTQFITSFVTIVGILAMMLYISPVLTLIALVSLPLSMFGILPILKRSQKHFAKQQKTLGQLNGHIEEMYTGHQVVKAFGHEHKSVAEFDEVNEQLYDAGRKAQFISGIIMPMMSLISNLSYVVICVVGGILVTQRTISIGDIQAFITYTRQFSQPIMQTANIANVIQSTVAAAERVFELLDEEEEVKEVSAVTLSRAEGAVAFKQVDFGYGEELLIKNMNIDVNPGQTVAIVGPTGAGKTTLINLLMRFYELNGGKITIDGLDTRQLSREDLRKTFGMVLQDTWLFNGTIKDNIAFGKEDATDDEIFTASRTAHADHFIRTLPEGYDTVLNEEASNISQGQKQLITIARAVLANPPIMILDEATSSVDTRTELLIQQAMNRLMEGRTSFVIAHRLSTIRDADLIIVMDQGTVIEQGTHHKLLEDNGFYADLYNSQFSEETAV